Proteins from a genomic interval of Arachis hypogaea cultivar Tifrunner chromosome 10, arahy.Tifrunner.gnm2.J5K5, whole genome shotgun sequence:
- the LOC112714913 gene encoding uncharacterized protein: protein MLRRIGWFVSLNQRLLAAKRSQNVEQPGTPARPIQKQLNAAHEIAIYIHRFHNLDLFEEGWYKIKITMRWEDGEDSYPGIPARVVQYEAPEVGANSSSRVWMIDDTDHSFSTPPFQITYARQDVFLSIMISFYVSFRGYEEKTSAVILKFELVHSPTPEFRTGLLDSCGSVHEYRIPPKALLGSHSYCPVYFDSFHAVLVDTSVHITLLKPSYRTTRQKFNYSSASQTSEDTYDEDYVRSNTVVLIKSMMAAHDFLLEDLRRISKGINQDIDLNGITLKQDIVEGKLSPQSSMKPKVEAEKADNDTSRLNEESIQHFSWDDMLNSFQSMGSQLLNIWNAFLSFHRENKTKILEFLFNSWANDRKTECSIWMVYSKVEMPHQYMNNDVEGTSRFYGLLRRSLSTRRLSDDPVQTSIMRAELHRQGIAQMRINSRSLQDMFMFGDPSQVPIVIVERLANITRSVSVNSYLTPLDVENGSTTCELSQSNLSQNEDVLRVVVFVHGFQGHHLDLRLVRNQWVIIDPKVKFLMSEANEDNTSGDIREMGSRLAKEVDKYLKKKIIKASRSGRLKDIHLSFVGHSMGNLIIRTALTESIMEPYTRYLYTYVSMSGPHLGYMYSSNPIFNSGLWLLKKMTDMQCMHQLTFSDDNDLENTFIYNLSKKMTLINFRNVILLASPQDGYVPYHSARIESCPGASLDSSKQGKVFLQMLNNCLDQLRTHSDHRVVMRFDINFDTSSYGRNLNSFLGRAAHIDFLERDIFIKFIMWSFPEIFS from the exons ATGTTGCGGAGAATAGGATGGTTTGTGAGTCTGAATCAAAGGCTTTTGGCAGCAAAAAGGTCGCAGAATGTGGAGCAACCCGGCACCCCTGCAAGACCAATTCAGAAGCAGCTCAATGCTGCTCATGaaattgccatttacattcacaGGTTTCATAATCTCGACCTTTTTGAAGAAGG ATGGTACAAAATCAAAATTACCATGAGATGGGAGGATGGTGAAGACTCCTATCCTGGGATTCCTGCAAGGGTTGTACAATATGAAG CTCCTGAAGTGGGTGCTAACAGTTCATCTAGAGTTTGGATGATTGATGATACAGACCATAGTTTTTCAACACCGCCATTTCAAATAACATATGCAAGGCAGGATGTATTCCTTTCTATCATGATCTCATTCTATGTATCATTTCGTGGATATGAG GAGAAAACTTCTGCTGTTATATTGAAATTTGAACTCGTGCACTCTCCAACACCTGAATTTCG GACTGGGTTGCTAGATTCTTGTGGTTCAGTTCATGAGTACAGAATTCCCCCAAAAGCTCTTCTGGGATCACATTCATATTGTCCTGTTTATTTTGATTCTTTCCATGCTGTCCTTGTTGATACAAGTGTTCATATCACTTTACTAAAACCTAGTTATCGAACAACCCGACAAAAG TTTAATTATAGCAGTGCTTCTCAGACATCTGAAGACACTTATGATGAAGATTATGTTAGATCAAACACG GTTGTGCTTATCAAATCAATGATGGCTGCCCATGATTTCCTTCTTGAAGACCTGAGAAGAATAAGCAAAGGAATCAACCAAGATATTGATTTGAATGGAATTACTTTGAAACAAGATATTGTTGAGGGTAAATTGTCACCTCAATCTTCAATGAAGCCAAAAGTTGAAGCTGAG AAAGCCGATAATGATACGAGCCGACTTAATGAGGAATCAATTCAACATTTTTCATGGGATGATATGTTAAACTCTTTCCAGTCTATGGGGAGTCAACTCTTAAATATCTGGAATGCATTTCTCAGCTTTCACAG GGAAAATAAAACAAAGATACTGGAGTTTCTGTTTAACTCATGGGCTAATGATCGAAAAACTGAATGTTCAATATGGATGGTGTACTCAAAGGTTGAGATGCCTCACCAGTACATGAATAATGATGTTGAGGGGACTTCACGTTTCTATGGATTACTAAGAAGATCACTAAGTACAAGGAGGTTATCAGATGAT CCTGTTCAGACATCAATAATGCGAGCTGAACTCCATAGACAAGGTATAGCACAAATGAGG ATTAACAGCCGGTCACTTCAAGACATGTTCATGTTCGGAGATCCTTCGCAAGTTCCTATTGTTATTGTAGAGCGCTTAGCAAACATCACAAGGTCTGTGAGTGTGAATTCTTATCTCACtcctttggatgtggaaaatggATCTACAACATGCGAGTTGTCTCAGAGTAACCTGTCTCAAAATGAGGATGTTCTGAGAGTAGTTGTTTTTGTTCATGGCTTTCAG GGACATCATTTGGATTTACGGCTTGTTCGGAACCAATGGGTCATAATAGACCCCAAAGTAAAGTTTCTTATGTCAGAAGCAAATGAAGACAATACATCTGGTGACATAAGAGAAATGGGATCACGACTCGCCAAGGAAGTCGACAAATACTTGAAGAAGAAAATCATCAAAGCCTCAAGAAGTGGACGCTTAAAGGACATCCATCTTAGCTTTGTTGGCCATTCTATGGGGAATCTCATTATTAGAACTGCTTTAACAG AAAGCATCATGGAGCCATATACAAGATACTTGTATACATATGTTTCTATGTCTGGTCCGCACTTGGGTTATATGTATAGTTCGAACCCTATATTCAATTCTGGGTTGTGGCTCTTGAAGAAGATGACAGACATGCAATGCATGCATCAACTAACTTTCTCAGATGATAATGATCTTGAGAATACCTTCATCTACAATCTTTCCAAG AAGATGACATTGATAAACTTCAGGAATGTGATTCTTCTAGCCTCACCTCAG GATGGTTATGTTCCATATCATTCTGCCAGAATAGAATCGTGTCCAGGAGCTTCTTTGGATTCCTCCAAACAAGGAAAAGTCTTCCTCCAGATGTTAAATAACTGCTTGGACCAACTCCGAACTCACTCTGACCATCGTGTGGTCATGCGTTTTGACATCAACTTTGACACCTCATCCTATGGAAGGAATTTGAATTCATTCCTCGGACGAGCTGCTCATATCGACTTCTTGGAGCGTGACATCTTTATCAAGTTCATAATGTGGTCTTTCCCAGAGATCTTTAGTTAG
- the LOC112714914 gene encoding bidirectional sugar transporter N3, with protein sequence MTTNNHPSSLAFTFGILGNVISFLVYLAPLPTFYRIFKKKTTEGFQSLPYLVALFSCMLWLYYAFLKTDAVLLITINSVGCVIEIIYITIFIIYATNDARKLTVKLFAGMNMGLFGVILFVTHFALNGILRVQVLGWICVSISVTVFAAPLSIVAQVIRTKSVQFMPFNLSFFLTLSAVMWFAYGLFLRDICIALPNVLGFALGVLQMLLYAIYRNGGGDVVVKTQEKEKEKDQKGLDLGIKNILVVNPLGGCEVFPIPIVDAAKCVNVVVNDDVNDQQLQQDQKNHHKSPV encoded by the exons ATGACGACCAATAATCATCCCAGTTCTTTGGCCTTTACATTTGGCATACTTG GTAACGTGATATCGTTCCTGGTGTACTTGGCTCCGCT GCCAACATTTTACCGGATATTCAAGAAGAAAACAACAGAAGGATTCCAATCACTACCTTACTTGGTAGCATTATTCAGTTGTATGCTATGGTTGTACTACGCTTTTCTCAAAACAGATGCTGTTCTTCTCATCACTATTAACTCTGTTGGATGTGTCATTGAGATTATTTACATCACCATCTTCATAATCTATGCTACCAATGATGCCAGG AAATTAACAGTAAAACTATTTGCTGGAATGAACATGGGTTTATTCGGGGTGATCCTGTTTGTGACGCATTTTGCACTAAATGGTATTCTCCGAGTTCAAGTTCTTGGATGGATTTGTGTCTCCATTTCGGTCACTGTTTTTGCAGCACCTCTAAGCATTGTG GCACAGGTTATAAGAACAAAGAGTGTTCAATTCATGCCATTCAATTTGTCGTTTTTCCTCACATTAAGTGCGGTTATGTGGTTTGCATATGGTTTATTTCTCAGGGATATCTGTATTGCC CTACCAAACGTGTTGGGTTTTGCACTTGGGGTACTTCAGATGCTGCTGTATGCCATATACAGAAATGGTGGTGGTGATGTTGTTGTGAAGACacaagagaaggagaaggagaaagatCAGAAAGGATTGGATCTGGGAATTAAGAACATACTTGTGGTGAATCCATTGGGGGGTTGTGAAGTGTTCCCAATACCAATAGTGGATGCTGCAAAGTGTGTTAATGTTGTTGTTAATGATGATGTCAATGATCAACAACTACAACAAGATCAGAAGAATCACCACAAATCACCTGTGTGA
- the LOC112714916 gene encoding stemmadenine O-acetyltransferase: MNLECISRKCIKPSSPTPPNLQIFNMSLLDQLSPNIHGNITFFYPHKTSAREFSAKSQLLQDSLSQILTLFYPLAARLRDAATIHCNDQGAFFIQSRTQTPLSQILSPPNFDIIQNLLPTTHSDSLLLVRFTLFGCGATAITISLTHKIADFAALITLLKAWTAACIGGDTQPVVPELAIGSALFPPREILPAGMSASVKIAAEKFTTRRLIFESWKVEELKKRVKSELQFEASRVEVVLGLIWRCALLTSKRKTPSTLFQAVNLRRRMEPPIPETALGNLVWAFAVTVEEECEVELQVVVKKMRDCLKEFMERKGERLNNSEGRCEVVMEDLKERGEMLKKSGSVVYKCSSWCKVGSSLYEVDFGWGKPLWMCSVNNIVSNTVALMDTRDGHGVEAFVTLDHQHMDSFQQSQELLHYALLNPPLL; the protein is encoded by the coding sequence ATGAATTTGGAGTGCATATCCAGAAAATGCATAAAGCCATCATCACCAACGCCTCCAAACCTTCAAATCTTCAACATGTCTCTTCTGGACCAGCTTTCCCCTAACATCCATGGCAACATCACCTTCTTCTACCCTCACAAAACTTCTGCTCGGGAATTCTCCGCCAAATCCCAACTCCTTCAGGACTCACTCTCTCAAATCTTGACACTCTTCTATCCTCTCGCCGCCCGCCTCCGAGACGCCGCCACCATCCACTGCAACGACCAAGGAGCCTTCTTCATCCAATCACGAACCCAAACACCTCTCTCTCAGATCCTCTCCCCCCCTAACTTCGATATCATCCAGAATCTTCTCCCTACCACCCACTCCGACTCCTTGCTTCTTGTCCGCTTTACCTTGTTCGGTTGCGGCGCCACCGCCATCACCATCTCCCTCACTCACAAGATCGCTGACTTCGCAGCCTTGATCACTCTCCTCAAGGCATGGACCGCCGCCTGCATTGGCGGAGACACCCAGCCGGTGGTCCCCGAACTCGCCATCGGATCTGCTCTCTTCCCTCCGAGAGAGATTCTTCCCGCCGGGATGTCAGCCTCCGTGAAGATCGCGGCGGAGAAGTTCACGACGAGGAGGCTGATTTTCGAGTCTTGGAAGGTAGAAGAGCTGAAGAAGAGGGTGAAAAGCGAGCTTCAGTTTGAGGCGTCGAGGGTTGAGGTGGTGCTTGGTCTCATTTGGAGATGCGCATTGTTAACTTCAAAACGTAAAACGCCTTCAACCTTGTTCCAGGCAGTGAACCTGCGACGACGAATGGAACCTCCGATTCCAGAGACGGCGTTGGGGAACTTGGTGTGGGCGTTTGCAGTGACTGTGGAGGAGGAGTGCGAGGTAGAGTTGCAGGTGGTAGTAAAGAAGATGAGGGATTGTTTGAAGGAATTCATGGAGAGGAAAGGCGAAAGATTGAATAATTCAGAAGGTAGGTGTGAGGTGGTGATGGAGGATTTGAAGGAGAGGGGTGAGATGTTGAAGAAGAGTGGTAGTGTGGTGTATAAGTGTTCGAGTTGGTGCAAGGTTGGATCATCACTGTATGAGGTTGATTTTGGGTGGGGGAAGCCGCTTTGGATGTGCAGCGTCAACAACATAGTGAGTAACACCGTTGCTTTGATGGATACAAGGGATGGGCATGGCGTCGAAGCTTTTGTCACCTTGGATCATCAACACATGGATTCCTTTCAACAATCTCAGGAACTCCTTCACTATGCTTTGCTTAATCCCCCTCTTCTGTAA
- the LOC140175552 gene encoding uncharacterized protein, which yields MREFFAFRIQERLADGSPLLYSRRLFQQFLVDGYSMIESSRLNYIRSDQEKLRCEMYKGVKEAVLNGETTPSSCGKRIILPSSFTGGPRYMIQNYQDAMAICKVVGYPDLFITFTCNPKWPEVEDFLNNRELNPQDRPDIICRVFKAKLDTLIKDVRANKVFGRVAAVVYTIEFQKRGLPHAHILLFLHKDDKFPTAEDIDKIISAEIPDKKIDPEYFDAVEKHMMHGPCGVARKDSPCMENSKCIRHFPKKFVENTTIDDDGYPVYRRREDGKTINKSGVDLDNRYVVPHNRFLLMRYGAHINVEWCNQSRSIKYLFKYVNKGHDRVTASFYKSAADKENMDDYDEVSMYYDCRYISPCEAAWRIFGYNIHYRDPSVVRLGFHLPDEQNLIFKDNEKLDDVIREASVKESMFLGWFQANKIYSEARSLTFAEFPTHFVWKAKERVWLPRKSHAVIGRIFFVPPGSGERYYLRLLLNCVRGPTCYEDIRTIDGVVYSSFKDACYARGLLDDDKEYVEAIVEASYWGSELILTEAEIKDLTLMEIENILNKYNKSLKDFPPMPMPDTNQCNNLLYPNGMNRLICDELRYDRQKLAAEHVTYLGLLTDEQKEVYNKVITAVQTGKGGVFFLYGYGGTGKTFVWKTLASALRSRSHIVLTVASSGIASLLLPGGRTAHSRFAIPLNIDEFSTCNIKQGSALAELLIKTKLIIWDEAPMVNRFCIEALDRTMRDILRFNNKDSLEQPFGGKTIVFGGDFRQILPFIPKGSRQEIVNATINSSYLWDDCKLLTLSKNMRLKSSDLNSRSSELKEFADWILSIGDGSQGSRSNTGEKVVIPDDILVSDWVDPIEAICRVTYPESFSGRNIDQQIEDRAILAPTLQLVDEINNYMMSLNPAEAQTYLSSDKACPTEPNNDLLASIHTPELLNTIKCSGVPNHELTLKVGTPIMLLRNIDHSAGLCNGTRLVVTKLGKHIIEARTCAGKNKGQKVFIPRMTLSPSDHRIPFKFQRRQFPIMVSYAMTINKSQGQSLSKVGLILKKPVFTHVQLYVAISRVTNKEGLKILLCHDDDQKKETENVVFKEVFRNIC from the exons ATGAGAGAATTTTTTGCTTTTCGTATACAAGAAAGACTAGCCGACGGATCTCCACTGTTATACTCAAGAAGACTCTTTCAACAGTTTTTGGTTGATGGGTACTCCATGATTGAGTCATCAAGGCTAAACTACATACGCAGTGACCAAGAGAAATTAAGGTGTGAGATGTACAAGGGAGTAAAGGAAGCAGTACTGAATGGAGAAACAACGCCGTCATCATGTGGCAAGCGTATAATATTGCCTTCGTCATTCACAGGTGGACCAAGATACATGATACAAAACTATCAGGATGCAATGGCAATATGTAAGGTTGTTGGTTATCCAGACCTCTTCATAACCTTCACGTGCAATCCGAAGTGGCCTGAGGTTGAAGACTTTTTGAACAATAGAGAGCTGAATCCACAAGATCGACCCGACATTATTTGTAGGGTTTTCAAGGCAAAATTAGATACACTAATTAAAGATGTACGAGCAAACAAAGTTTTTGGTAGAGTTGCTGCAG TGGTATACACAATCGAATTCCAGAAACGTGGGTTACCACATGCACACATTCTACTATTCTTACACAAGGATGACAAATTTCCCACTGCCGAAGATATTGATAAGATTATATCAGCTGAGATACCCGATAAAAAGATAGACCCGGAATACTTTGATGCAGTCGAAAAGCACATGATGCACGGTCCATGTGGAGTGGCAAGGAAAGATTCACCATGTATGGAAAATTCTAAATGCATTCGACACTTCCCTAAGAAGTTTGTTGAGAATACTACTATCGACGATGATGGGTACCCGGTATACCGACGAAGAGAAGATGGAAAGACTATCAACAAATCAGGAGTCGATCTTGACAATCGTTATGTTGTACCACACAATAGGTTTCTACTCATGAGATATGGTGCCCATATTAATGTTGAGTGGTGTAACCAGTCAAGATCTATTAAGTATTTGTTCAAATATGTGAACAAAGGTCATGACCGTGTAACGGCTTCATTTTATAAAAGTGCTGCAGACAAAGAGAACATGGATGACTATGATGAAGTCAGTATGTACTATGATTGCAGGTATATTTCTCCGTGTGAAGCTGCTTGGAGGATCTTTGGTTACAACATACACTACAGGGATCCCTCGGTTGTTCGTCTAGGATTTCACTTACCCGATGAACAAAACTTGATCTTTAAAGATAATGAAAAGCTCGATGATGTGATCCGAGAAGCATCTGTTAAGGAGTCTATGTTTCTCGGTTGGTTTCAAGCCAACAAGATCTACTCAGAAGCAAGGTCGCTCACTTTTGCAGAATTTCCTACACATTTTGTGTGGAAGGCAAAGGAAAGGGTGTGGTTGCCTCGGAAGAGCCATGCTGTAATTGGAAGAATCTTCTTTGTGCCTCCTGGATCTGGTGAGAGATATTACCTAAGGCTACTACTCAATTGCGTTAGGGGACCAACTTGCTATGAAGACATTCGAACTATAGACGGTGTTGTATACTCATCATTCAAAGATGCATGTTATGCACGTGGTCTTTTAGATGATGATAAGGAATATGTTGAAGCAATAGTGGAAGCAAGTTATTGGGGCTCAG AGTTAATCCTCACAGAGGCCGAGATCAAAGATTTGACCCTAATGGAGATTGAGAATATACTTAACAAATACAACAAAAGTCTGAAAGATTTTCCACCAATGCCAATGCCAGATACAAACCAATGTAACAATTTATTGTATCCCAATGGCATGAATAGGTTAATTTGCGATGAACTCAGATATGATCGGCAAAAACTAGCTGCAGAGCATGTAACCTACTTAGGACTATTAACTGATGAACAAAAAGAAGTATATAACAAAGTCATCACTGCAGTTCAAACCGGCAAAGGTGGAGTATTTTTCCTTTATGGGTACGGTGGGACAGGAAAAACATTTGTTTGGAAGACACTAGCTTCTGCATTGAGGTCTAGATCACATATTGTTCTAACAGTTGCATCTAGCGGGATAGCATCACTTTTGTTGCCTGGAGGCAGGACAGCTCACTCACGTTTCGCAATACCGCTTAACATAGATGAATTCTCAACATGCAATATTAAGCAAGGGAGTGCACTAGCTGAGCTTTTGATTAAGACAAAGTTGATAATTTGGGATGAGGCACCTATGGTAAATAGATTCTGTATTGAAGCTCTTGATAGGACCATGCGTGACATATTAAGGTTCAATAACAAAGATAGCTTGGAGCAGCCATTTGGAGGCAAGACAATTGTTTTTGGGGGAGATTTTCGCCAAATACTTCCATTCATCCCGAAAGGGTCTAGGCAAGAAATAGTCAATGCCACTATCAACTCATCATACTTGTGGGATGACTGCAAGCTTTTGACACTTTCAAAGAACATGCGCTTAAAATCAAGTGATTTAAATTCAAGGTCATCTGAGTTGAAAGAATTTGCTGATTGGATACTCAGTATTGGTGATGGCAGCCAAGGGTCACGATCGAATACAGGTGAAAAGGTTGTCATTCCCGATGACATATTGGTTTCCGATTGGGTAGACCCAATTGAAGCAATATGTAGAGTAACTTATCCTGAAAGCTTTTCAGGAAGAAATATTGACCAACAGATTGAAGATCGAGCTATCCTTGCACCAACACTACAGTTAGTTGATGAGATCAACAACTACATGATGAGTTTAAATCCGGCTGAAGCGCAAACATATTTGAGCTCTGATAAGGCATGTCCCACAGAGCCTAATAACGATTTATTGGCTTCAATACACACTCCTGAACTCCTAAACACAATCAAGTGCTCAGGTGTCCCTAACCATGAGTTAACACTAAAAGTTGGAACACCAATTATGCTGTTAAGAAACATTGACCACTCCGCAGGATTGTGCAATGGAACACGATTGGTTGTTACTAAACTTGGAAAACACATAATTGAAGCACGAACGTGTGCGGGCAAGAATAAGGGGCAGAAAGTGTTTATACCAAGGATGACACTAAGTCCTTCTGACCATCGAATACCATTCAAATTCCAACGGAGACAATTTCCTATTATGGTTTCATACGCGATGACTATAAACAAGAGCCAAGGTCAGTCATTATCAAAGGTTGGGTTAATATTGAAGAAACCCGTATTCACACATGTCCAGCTCTATGTTGCTATCTCCAGGGTGACAAATAAGGAAGGACTCAAGATTTTGTTGTGTCATGATGATGATcaaaagaaagaaacagagaaTGTCGTTTTCAAAGAAGTATTCAGAAACATATGTTGA
- the LOC140175553 gene encoding uncharacterized protein, translating into MSCEKGYKNHNFYSKTLRAISGSVINCISRMSDTPPNMKKLPHLSEDLIWKIMVKADPKTVGQCRTLSKGWNFRLCTNLFVKANYKENKDRSKSVIVGIGYPPGDYNSIWFVRAYLHSGRQVQFNVPMDANQYGLYSVIGSENGIICIKISLGGLNSRLLVWNPVSDKRRYVTDEASKHSAHAVSLYAFGFLEDEIEYRIVHVYKRAFRQRNMSWSLYTSFEREWTHSGMFKSDVQKLGPKYIVHNGIVYWIGWQGANFFEPASIVTFNLRIQMFHEAKIPPDVPSDYNSLTYFNDGVGYISYRNLAFSRQVLVWQMKRNGDHSIHWERMIRVSGLGIPYTPSLFLGNDIITVMECRDGSGSANDAVRTDFLISRLKYMESRREHLVQRTWQEHVNVKTITMHSDGLYMV; encoded by the coding sequence ATGAGTTGTGAGAAAGGTTACAAGAACCATAATTTCTACTCAAAAACACTAAGAGCCATTAGCGGCTCCGTAATAAACTGTATATCTAGAATGAGTGACACTCCACCCAATATGAAAAAACTTCCACACCTTAGTGAGGATCTTATCTGGAAGATCATGGTGAAGGCAGATCCTAAGACAGTTGGACAGTGCAGAACGCTAAGCAAGGGTTGGAATTTCAGGCTGTGTACTAATTTGTTCGTGAAGGCAAACTATAAGGAAAACAAAGATCGAAGCAAGAGTGTGATCGTAGGCATTGGCTATCCCCCAGGTGATTACAACTCGATTTGGTTCGTTCGAGCGTATCTTCATTCGGGTCGCCAGGTTCAGTTCAATGTCCCAATGGATGCTAACCAATATGGCTTATATTCAGTCATTGGGTCTGAGAACGGAATCATATGCATAAAGATCTCATTGGGTGGCCTTAATTCTCGGCTTCTTGTATGGAATCCAGTATCGGATAAGAGGCGGTACGTAACCGATGAAGCAAGCAAGCATTCCGCTCATGCCGTTTCTCTATATGCGTTTGGTTTTTTGGAGGACGAAATCGAGTACCGTATTGTGCATGTCTACAAGCGTGCATTTAGACAAAGAAATATGTCATGGTCTCTTTACACTTCATTTGAACGAGAATGGACTCATTCCGGTATGTTTAAGAGTGATGTCCAGAAACTTGGGCCCAAATATATAGTGCACAATGGGATAGTCTATTGGATTGGGTGGCAGGGAGCTAATTTCTTTGAGCCAGCATCCATAGTCACGTTCAACCTCCGCATCCAGATGTTCCATGAGGCAAAGATCCCCCCAGACGTGCCATCTGATTACAACTCACTAACTTACTTCAACGATGGTGTCGGGTATATTTCATACCGTAATCTTGCATTCAGCAGGCAAGTCCTGGTCTGGCAAATGAAAAGAAATGGTGATCACAGCATCCATTGGGAGAGGATGATTAGAGTTTCTGGTCTTGGAATCCCATACACTCCTTCATTGTTCTTAGGCAATGACATAATAACAGTCATGGAGTGCAGAGACGGGTCAGGAAGTGCAAATGATGCCGTGCGAACAGACTTCCTGATTTCGAGGCTAAAATATATGGAATCAAGAAGGGAGCATTTGGTTCAACGCACATGGCAGGAACATGTTAACGTGAAGACAATTACAATGCATTCAGATGGGCTATACATGGTTTAG
- the LOC112714918 gene encoding uncharacterized protein isoform X1, whose product MYLQEGPLWIAGTIVAINSGKDDWFYKSCRKCPKKVETPIGNRYECGKCGHTHGSASLRFKVEVMAYDGTGSITLLLWDRETVQLCGRQAEQIKDEEELYAEGYPAALESLLERKLLFKVNVKSSNIKLYDQVYTVMKVCEDDTIFEMHLPNKTFSTVTDTGCSNSVDLSAAMVDINNLSDSQYSVDVVEDSVTSLKCKTPAKTATMVLKQQIPINIENEEELGFSTNKLTRNRGKKTEDATS is encoded by the exons ATGTATTTGCAGGAAGGCCCTTTGTGGATTGCTGGAACAATTGTGGCAATCAATTCTGGCAAGGATGATTGGTTTTACAAATCATGTAGAAAGTGTCCGAAGAAGGTTGAAACACCAATTGGAAATAGATACGAGTGTGGAAAGTGTGGCCACACTCACGGAAGTGCATCGTTAAG GTTTAAGGTTGAGGTGATGGCCTATGATGGCACTGGTAGCATAACACTGCTTCTATGGGATCGAGAAACGGTTCAACTATGTGGTAGACAAGCAGAACAGATCAAGGATGAGGAG GAACTTTATGCTGAAGGATACCCTGCAGCTCTTGAGAGCCTGTTAGAAAGAAAACTTCTTTTTAAGGTGAATGTCAAATCCTCCAACATCAAGCTCTATGACCAGGTGTATACAGTGATGAAGGTCTGCGAGGATGATACAATTTTTGAAATGCATCTCCCAAATAAAACGTTCTCCACTGTAACT GATACCGGGTGCAGTAACTCGGTGGATTTGTCAGCAGCTATGGTTGATATCAACAATCTTAGTGATTCTCAATATTCTGTG GATGTTGTGGAGGATAGTGTTACAAGCCTCAAGTGCAAAACTCCAGCCAAAACAGCTACCATGGTTTTAAAGCAACAAATTCCCATCAAcattgagaatgaagaagaacTGGGGTTTTCAACCAACAAACTTACCCGCAATCGTGGGAAAAAGACAGAAGATGCAACTTCATGA
- the LOC112714918 gene encoding uncharacterized protein isoform X2, with amino-acid sequence MYLQEGPLWIAGTIVAINSGKDDWFYKSCRKCPKKVETPIGNRYECGKCGHTHGSASLRFKVEVMAYDGTGSITLLLWDRETVQLCGRQAEQIKDEEELYAEGYPAALESLLERKLLFKVNVKSSNIKLYDQVYTVMKVCEDDTIFEMHLPNKTFSTVTEYLQYGCRIPGAVTRWICQQLWLISTILVILNILWMLWRIVLQASSAKLQPKQLPWF; translated from the exons ATGTATTTGCAGGAAGGCCCTTTGTGGATTGCTGGAACAATTGTGGCAATCAATTCTGGCAAGGATGATTGGTTTTACAAATCATGTAGAAAGTGTCCGAAGAAGGTTGAAACACCAATTGGAAATAGATACGAGTGTGGAAAGTGTGGCCACACTCACGGAAGTGCATCGTTAAG GTTTAAGGTTGAGGTGATGGCCTATGATGGCACTGGTAGCATAACACTGCTTCTATGGGATCGAGAAACGGTTCAACTATGTGGTAGACAAGCAGAACAGATCAAGGATGAGGAG GAACTTTATGCTGAAGGATACCCTGCAGCTCTTGAGAGCCTGTTAGAAAGAAAACTTCTTTTTAAGGTGAATGTCAAATCCTCCAACATCAAGCTCTATGACCAGGTGTATACAGTGATGAAGGTCTGCGAGGATGATACAATTTTTGAAATGCATCTCCCAAATAAAACGTTCTCCACTGTAACT GAATATCTCCAATATGGTTGTAGGATACCGGGTGCAGTAACTCGGTGGATTTGTCAGCAGCTATGGTTGATATCAACAATCTTAGTGATTCTCAATATTCTGTG GATGTTGTGGAGGATAGTGTTACAAGCCTCAAGTGCAAAACTCCAGCCAAAACAGCTACCATGGTTTTAA